The Accipiter gentilis chromosome 14, bAccGen1.1, whole genome shotgun sequence genome contains a region encoding:
- the ID1 gene encoding DNA-binding protein inhibitor ID-1, whose protein sequence is MKVAAAAPSPLPAGAGGSLKAVRPGEAARCGPGPGVSPGAAEQAAAALLYDMKGCYSRLRALVPTLPRHRRVSKVELLQHVIDYIWDLQLALQRGPPRPAAAGDPPEAPCMPAADRILCR, encoded by the exons ATGaaggtcgccgccgccgccccctcgccGTTgcccgccggcgccggcggctCGCTGAAGGCGGTACGACCCGGGGAAGCCGCCCGCTGCGGGCCTGGCCCGGGGGTGTCCCCGGGAGCGGCGGAACAGGCGGCCGCCGCGCTGCTGTACGACATGAAGGGCTGCTACTCGCGGCTGCGGGCGCTGGTACCGACGCTGCCGCGGCACCGGCGGGTCTCCAAAGTGGAGCTGCTGCAGCACGTTATCGACTACATCTGGGACCTGCAGCTGGCGCTGCAGCGcgggcccccccgccccgccgccgccggggaccCCCCCGAG GCTCCGTGCATGCCCGCTGCCGACCGGATCCTCTGCCGCTGA